A part of Prolixibacteraceae bacterium genomic DNA contains:
- a CDS encoding adenosine deaminase: MNYFIQKLPKAELHLHIEGTLEPELMFALAQRNGVNLKYDNVEALRSAYNFNNLQDFLDLYYAGAAVLLHERDFYDLTMAYLKRVHQDGVVHVELFFDPQTHTERGVKMEAVVKGIHHALEDGQKWLDISYVLIPSFLRHLSEAEALVTWEQLQEFIPLFGAIGLDSSEKGNPPTKFDHVFSKVRESGLKVVAHAGEEGPSAYVWEAIELLKVDRIDHGNRCVEDVELMAEIHRSDLALTMCPLSNLSLKVVSDLSEHPLLELMERGIRVTINSDDPAYFGGYLSENYMQLSNALNLTKEQIIQLARNSFDASFITEKVRESYHKKIDAFIEEYSS, translated from the coding sequence ATGAATTACTTTATTCAAAAATTACCCAAAGCGGAATTACATCTGCATATCGAAGGGACCCTTGAACCAGAGCTTATGTTTGCTCTAGCCCAAAGGAATGGGGTCAATCTAAAGTATGATAATGTTGAAGCATTGCGATCTGCATATAATTTTAACAACCTTCAAGACTTTTTAGATTTGTATTATGCCGGTGCTGCTGTACTATTGCATGAGAGAGATTTTTATGATTTAACGATGGCCTATCTTAAAAGAGTACATCAAGATGGGGTCGTACATGTAGAACTATTCTTTGATCCGCAAACCCATACGGAAAGAGGAGTTAAGATGGAGGCTGTCGTAAAAGGAATACATCACGCGTTAGAAGATGGTCAGAAGTGGTTAGATATTAGCTATGTTCTAATTCCGAGTTTTTTACGACATCTAAGTGAAGCGGAAGCTTTAGTTACTTGGGAACAGCTTCAAGAGTTTATCCCATTATTTGGAGCAATAGGTTTAGATAGTTCAGAAAAAGGAAATCCTCCGACAAAATTTGATCATGTCTTTTCTAAGGTTAGAGAATCAGGCCTTAAAGTTGTAGCACATGCAGGAGAGGAAGGCCCTTCTGCTTATGTTTGGGAAGCAATTGAGTTGTTGAAAGTCGATCGTATTGACCATGGGAATAGATGTGTAGAAGATGTTGAATTGATGGCTGAGATCCATCGTTCTGACTTAGCCCTTACAATGTGTCCTTTATCTAATTTAAGTTTAAAGGTCGTCTCTGATCTTTCAGAGCATCCTTTGCTAGAGCTTATGGAACGAGGAATACGTGTAACTATCAATTCTGATGATCCTGCCTATTTTGGTGGTTACCTTTCTGAAAACTACATGCAGCTTAGTAATGCTTTAAATCTCACTAAAGAGCAAATCATACAGCTTGCGAGAAATAGTTTTGATGCATCATTTATAACAGAAAAGGTGAGAGAGTCCTATCACAAAAAAATTGATGCTTTCATCGAGGAATATAGTTCATAA
- a CDS encoding alpha/beta fold hydrolase, protein MKKLSTLLSIFLICTSTYSVVASDTVLDQEVVVSSKQMKIYGSLMTPKEQTKIAALIIAGSGPTDRNGNSKFTQTNCLLQLAQSLADHNIASLRYDKRGIGRSTFNLVDENLLRFDQFVDDAVACIQYLKKKKFTHIIVIGHSQGALIGTLAIQKEEASSLISLCGPGKPGDKIIEEQLRSMPQQDLTNQAIPILNLLQSGQKASNIPIPLRAIFRPSVQPFLISWFQYDPCEEIKKVSIPILIIAGKQDLQIPLYDAKLLHKANKTSKLVIINKMNHVLKEVGNDIKENRASYSDPLLPISKELIEKIDQFVNHNP, encoded by the coding sequence ATGAAAAAGCTTTCTACCCTTTTATCGATCTTCCTAATTTGTACTTCCACATACTCTGTTGTGGCTAGTGATACTGTTCTTGATCAGGAAGTTGTTGTTTCTTCGAAACAAATGAAGATCTATGGATCATTAATGACACCCAAAGAACAAACGAAGATTGCGGCTTTGATCATTGCTGGATCTGGACCAACAGACCGAAATGGCAACTCTAAATTCACACAAACCAATTGTCTACTCCAGCTTGCACAATCTCTAGCAGATCATAATATTGCATCACTTCGTTATGACAAAAGAGGAATTGGGAGAAGTACTTTTAACCTAGTTGATGAGAACCTTTTAAGATTCGACCAATTTGTTGATGACGCCGTAGCTTGCATACAATATCTAAAGAAAAAGAAATTCACACACATTATTGTCATTGGTCATAGCCAAGGAGCTCTGATAGGAACGCTTGCAATTCAAAAAGAAGAAGCCTCATCATTAATCTCATTATGTGGTCCAGGCAAACCCGGGGATAAAATTATTGAAGAACAGCTTCGATCAATGCCACAACAAGATCTAACCAATCAAGCAATTCCAATTCTTAACCTATTACAATCAGGTCAAAAAGCTTCAAATATCCCAATACCACTAAGAGCTATCTTTAGACCCTCAGTACAACCATTCTTAATATCATGGTTTCAATATGACCCTTGTGAAGAGATCAAAAAAGTTTCCATCCCTATTCTGATTATTGCAGGAAAACAAGACCTGCAAATTCCATTATATGATGCAAAGTTACTTCATAAAGCAAATAAAACATCAAAACTTGTGATTATCAACAAGATGAACCATGTATTAAAAGAGGTAGGAAATGATATTAAAGAAAATAGAGCATCGTATAGTGACCCACTACTTCCTATTTCAAAAGAGTTAATCGAAAAGATAGATCAATTTGTTAATCACAATCCATAA
- the pflA gene encoding pyruvate formate lyase-activating protein, translated as MESLSVHSIESFGTHDGPGVRMIIFTQGCKFKCLYCHNPDTIPMDKGTKYDLEDLVRRAVNMKGYFGKLGGVTISGGEPLIHSKDLIPLFKRFKEEGINTNIDTNGRVLNAHTKELIDKYADLVMLDIKHINNEWHKKITGGHEVTYPLRFAAHRESSGKPMWIRYVLVPGWTDQPEYLHQLGEHFKDYKTIEKIEIQPYHQLGVHKWESLGWEYELKDVQENSDEQLQKAKEILSQYFKEVKVN; from the coding sequence ATGGAGTCTTTATCGGTACATTCAATAGAAAGTTTCGGAACACATGATGGACCAGGTGTACGCATGATTATTTTCACCCAGGGGTGTAAGTTTAAATGTCTATACTGCCATAATCCAGACACCATACCCATGGATAAAGGGACTAAATATGATCTAGAAGATTTAGTTCGTCGTGCTGTAAATATGAAAGGTTATTTTGGCAAACTCGGAGGAGTCACGATTTCTGGAGGAGAGCCTCTTATCCACAGCAAAGATCTTATCCCTCTATTTAAAAGATTTAAAGAGGAAGGGATAAACACCAATATTGATACAAACGGAAGAGTACTCAATGCTCACACCAAAGAACTTATTGACAAATATGCAGATCTTGTAATGCTTGATATTAAACATATCAATAACGAATGGCATAAAAAGATTACAGGAGGCCATGAAGTAACATATCCACTTAGATTTGCAGCACATCGAGAGTCCTCTGGAAAGCCGATGTGGATTCGTTATGTTTTAGTTCCAGGTTGGACCGATCAACCGGAATACTTGCACCAATTAGGAGAGCATTTCAAAGACTATAAAACTATTGAGAAAATCGAGATTCAACCCTATCATCAACTAGGAGTTCATAAATGGGAATCCTTAGGATGGGAATATGAATTGAAGGATGTCCAAGAAAATAGTGATGAACAACTGCAAAAAGCAAAAGAAATATTATCTCAATATTTTAAAGAAGTAAAAGTCAATTGA